A genome region from Triticum aestivum cultivar Chinese Spring chromosome 2B, IWGSC CS RefSeq v2.1, whole genome shotgun sequence includes the following:
- the LOC123041410 gene encoding early nodulin-20, producing the protein MPNPPTPSSPSPLPAPARKSPSSRRRQRLLASPKPSPAPTSSSSSASSASSSSASFSFAPFSPAPSPFHHRFLSPLRASAVPFSWEHRPGIPRTPARGAGTRSKSGAPPLPLPPSLFSNNKVVAEYSFGADGAYSVVPTKARRRKQQRRWPAVTDALTEWLAVLSLYRSCTRSRDSLAASGPPPHPRRCSP; encoded by the coding sequence ATGCCCAACCCGCCCACcccctcctcgccgtcgccgctccCGGCCCCGGCGCGCAAATCTCCGTCCAGCCGCCGGCGCCAGCGCCTGCTCGCGTCCCCGAAGCCGTCGCCCGCTcccacctcctcgtcctcgtcggcgtcgtcggcgtcgtctTCCTCCGCGTCCTTCTCCTTCGCCCCCttctcgccggcgccctcgccgttCCACCACCGCTTCCTCTCCCCGCTCCGTGCCTCCGCGGTGCCCTTCTCCTGGGAGCACCGGCCTGGCATCCCCAGGACCCCCGCGCGCGGCGCCGGCACCCGCAGCAAGTCCGGTGCCCCGCCGCTGCCCCTCCCGCCGTCGCTCTTCTCCAACAACAAGGTGGTCGCCGAGTACTCCTTCGGCGCCGACGGCGCGTACTCCGTCgttcccacgaaggcgaggaggcgCAAGCAGCAGCGGCGGTGGCCAGCGGTGACCGACGCCCTGACAGAGTGGCTGGCCGTGCTGAGCCTCTACCGGTCGTGCACGAGGTCGCGCGACTCCCTCGCCGCCTCAGGCCCGCCACCGCACCCGCGCCGGTGCTCGCCCTAG